One region of Wyeomyia smithii strain HCP4-BCI-WySm-NY-G18 chromosome 3, ASM2978416v1, whole genome shotgun sequence genomic DNA includes:
- the LOC129729577 gene encoding PH-interacting protein, producing MDEQSAQNRNILIPELYFLICKFLDDGPLRETAKVLARELEHLNILPRRLDWTGQEHHQSLEELKRKYPHVGPQHLLELCSRIGPILDKELAPAVPGVLSLLGAGRQSVLRTKESVTRPLQLVDYCTRLHHMPLADAIHRNNTHNIVKVLYGRQSAGPIVRSLAIPTSFYSKQTLQRQTLGHLSAVYCVLFDRTGKYIITGADDLLVKLWSAIDGRLLATFRGASAEITDIAINLDNTMLAAGSLDRILRVWDLQHGGPIAVLSGHTGMITSVNFCPSPKADLRYLVTTSTDGSVAFWEYSTRSGKASFNAKPVMYHEKLRPGQAQMICASFSPGGIFLAAGSADHHVRVYLMGEDGPKRILETESHSDTVDSIQWAHNGLKFISGSKDGTALIWHFETQQWKSTRLVMTERLPSCPAPSPEENGKPKVTMVSWDNTDDWVITAVNDFTIKIWNARSGKLHKVLRGHTNEIYVLESHQKDSGVLLSAGHDGQLFIWDIVQGVSLANFLNHIEGQGDGGIFDAKWSPDGNMIAATDSHGHILMFGYGSGHERLKQLPKELFFHTDYRPLIRDVSHHVMDEQTQTMPHLMPPPFLVDIDGNPYPPAMQRLVPGRENCPTDQLIPNIGVGAEPEVAQEGAYSNIDRMIEALANRQAPADDANQAPDSNNDRDNRNRNGLQEGQFNDPNRPIGLSQQGFQRFSAGNWHREGGYKFHRRQYVRPMNHSNLQYLKQKIYAAGLQEHEQYRREMRRRPLMINTSNNSSTSGTQSSRRPGGRNNPSQQASRSAHPNGEANGRAQSAYRTRAVRENISEPEAPEQPESSSSESSNSDDSTAIEEELDLSASSSSDSESSDYSDWVSHEPGRNLEPPKRSKRKHVQRRAYSPPEVEQPGPSTSTTRRPKIRKIPITRDGEIPEQFRPPEWLSEVIPRKAPYYPQMGDEVVYLRQGHARYLEAVRTKNVFNLGNKCEPWGSIELRDHEFCKVIGIKYEIRPPRLCCLKLAIISEDSVPTGRSFVIKYHDMPDVLDFLVLKQTFDTSVRRNWGPGDRFRCMIEDVWWLGQIESHNQLSAEFPDSLFMCFRVRWDNGEYEFMSPWDLEPVDENRLPAEVGGAVPVLPEELRATLYQPKAEEWPRGDRDASCRRIIAGMEQVMGLAIADLFLAPVDLNIYPEYAFVVEYPIDLNTIKARFENHFYRRITSAQFDVRYLATNAEKFNESHSNIVKHARIITDLCLRILGDLNNVDVPAVYHQLVDTYISSDSDSDSGNQPGPSTSNSTTRRPPAGSRRSRRLVPEGDWRVDCRELLEMIWQCDDSEPFREPVDTIQHPDYLQIVDTPMDLRTIKEDLLGGNYESPLDFCKDMKLIFQNSRNYNTNKRSRIYSMTLRLSTLFEAHIKPIIYNWKSARRRGKANAAKRKSGGAGSGAGPSGSGATKNRRADDRGSRGGTSGASSNRRSNQSHNTTGSDDDNDGDNNGGEGPRKRPTRNGTATAALSSVTRRGQASNSNGVSSSSNNTAHVNAPQPGPSRSRAAVGTSAGSTTTSRVTRRSQETEGEGRAVSTEETESSSESSDSDSDDSTGVPVSYRRNYDSGDIYDPYKRRRKAKPKKDKRNPSKSVVSSSTTKKKQPTASMPRSESSITNRNQSALRSRNANSNSPGVTGSRLLERVVDMREEREERRPPPESDKPKNTTSSTASSSKRTLRSARNNTASESEDEDDAGEGPSNGRRPIKRPQRYESDHSYHMERPKAARIVSDSDREEDFPRSTRGSTRRAQAEWGRSEDSLDVHENDDEQPSNSQQPTSRKRPRTRISDPEQSQEEVTNISKRVPPQRTSNRTNRNWLASESDNDPHGQLQSPEQPSTSSAGPSRLRSNRSNGGSPAKSRKPESRTATNRRTRNVSLSEPSVTPPPHTVDHNYGEPSSRRTRNRHQLSRHQRNADELDQTPDDHTEEASDDDVPLRPRSGQISSRLRSKTNSPEKRKKPKAASSDEEQQEDSDEEFVGEAESDEEEDASAASTDDDSDDNTPLHIVSSQQSRGSRSQTASRRNQAKLAQLSKNVSSRTRNREHFSSEDEYGGPGPSTLRSSRNVKRPRYNEESEEDDPVTRQRPRRYAMFGSQPTAASSSSSHANHGPSSSSHRSNGDGVAAAASSGDASDGHSDENEALTSVSSRGRVRRINPKARKIFRE from the exons AAGAGAAAATATCCCCACGTAGGCCCGCAACATCTACTGGAACTATGCTCCCGCATTGGACCAATCCTGGACAAGGAGCTGGCGCCGGCCGTCCCAGGTGTCCTATCGCTGCTGGGTGCCGGACGTCAAAGTGTACTCCGGACAAAGGAAAGCGTAACCCGTCCGCTCCAGCTGGTGGATTACTGCACGCGGCTCCACCATATGCCACTGGCGGATGCGATCCACCGGAACAATACCCACAACATCGTGAAGGTATTGTATGGGCGACAAAGCGCTGGGCCCATAGTACGCAGCTTGGCCATACCTACCTCATTCTACTCGAAGCAGACTTTGCAGCGGCAGACGCTGGGTCATCTGTCGGCCGTGTATTGTGTGCTGTTCGATCGAACCGGCAAGTACATCATCACGGGAGCCGATGATCTGCTGGTGAAACTGTGGAGTGCAATCGATGGCAGACTGCTGGCAACGTTCCGGGGAGCGTCTGCCGAAATTACTGACATTGCAATCAATTTAGATAACACGATGCTGGCAGCGGGATCACTGGATCGAATACTGCGTGTGTGGGATCTGCAACATGGTGGTCCGATTGCGGTTTTATCTGGACACACGGGAATGATTACGTCGGTAAACTTCTGCCCTTCACCCAAAGCGGATTTGCGCTACTTGGTGACTACCAGTACGGATGGATCTGTAGCATTTTGGGAGTACAGCACCCGCAGCGGAAAAGCTTCGTTCAATGCTAAACCCGTTATGTATCATGAAAAATTACGACCAGGCCAGGCGCAGATGATCTGCGCCTCATTCTCTCCCGGAGGTATCTTTCTAGCAGCTGGATCGGCAGATCATCACGTTCGGGTGTATTTGATGGGAGAGGATGGACCCAAGCGCATTCTTGAAACCGAATCCCACTCGGATACGGTTGATTCAATACAGTGGGCCCACAATGGGTTGAAGTTTATTTCCGGCAGTAAGGACGGAACGGCATTGATCTGGCACTTCGAGACACAACAATGGAAATCGACACGGTTGGTAATGACGGAGCGACTGCCGAGCTGTCCGGCGCCTTCGCCGGAGGAAAACGGCAAACCAAAAGTTACAATGGTTTCGTGGGATAATACGGACGATTGGGTGATTACGGCGGTGAATGATTTCACCATCAAGATTTGGAATGCTCGTTCGGGCAAATTGCACAAAGTGCTTCGTGGGCATACGAATGAAATTTACGTTCTGGAATCACACCAGAAAGATTCAGGCGTACTGCTGTCGGCTGGTCACGATGGACAGCTCTTCATATGGGACATTGTTCAAGGCGTATCGCTTGCTAATTTCCTTAATCACATCGAGGGTCAAGGTGATGGGGGAATTTTCGATGCCAAGTGGTCACCGGATGGAAACATGATCGCTGCCACTGACTCGCATGGTCACATTCTGATGTTCGGCTATGGTTCTGGACACGAGCGTTTAAAGCAACTACCCAAGGAGCTATTTTTCCACACCGATTATCGGCCATTGATTCGCGATGTGTCCCACCACGTGATGGACGAACAAACTCAAACTATGCCCCATCTGATGCCGCCTCCGTTTTTGGTTGATATCGATGGTAATCCCTATCCACCGGCAATGCAGCGGTTAGTTCCGGGACGAGAAAACTGCCCTACAGATCAGTTAATTCCAAACATCGGGGTTGGAGCCGAACCGGAAGTAGCTCAAGAAGGCGCCTATTCAAACATTGATCGAATGATTGAAGCGTTGGCCAATCGACAAGCACCAGCCGATGATGCTAATCAAGCTCCAGACTCGAACAATGATCGGGACAATCGTAATCGCAACGGACTGCAAGAAGGTCAATTCAATGATCCTAACCGGCCGATCGGTCTTTCACAGCAAGGTTTCCAGCGCTTCAGCGCAGGCAATTGGCATCGAGAAGGGGGTTACAAGTTCCATCGACGTCAATACGTGCGTCCCATGAATCATTCCAATCTGCAATATCTCAAGCAGAAGATTTATGCTGCTGGACTTCAGGAACACGAACAGTACCGTCGAGAGATGAGACGCCGCCCGCTGATGATTAATACCTCGAACAATAGCAGTACAAGTGGAACCCAATCCAGTAGACGACCCGGGGGTCGTAATAATCCAAGCCAACAAGCATCCCGATCTGCTCATCCGAACGGAGAAGCTAATGGAAGAGCTCAATCAGCGTATCGAACACGGGCAGTTCGTGAGAATATATCCGAGCCAGAAGCACCCGAGCAACCGGAATCTTCCTCGTCCGAATCGAGCAACAGTGACGATTCAACTGCCATTGAGGAAGAACTGGATCTGTCCGCATCGTCCAGCTCAGATTCGGAAAGCTCTGACTATTCCGACTGGGTATCACACGAACCGGGACGTAACCTGGAACCACCGAAGCGTTCGAAGAGAAAGCACGTACAACGTAGAGCGTATTCGCCGCCTGAGGTCGAACAACCTGGACCCAGTACGAGCACTACCAGAAGACCCAAAATTCGCAAAATCCCAATCACACGGGATGGAGAAATCCCGGAACAGTTCCGTCCACCGGAATGGTTAAGCGAGGTGATTCCTCGCAAAGCACCCTACTATCCTCAGATGGGTGATGAGGTTGTCTATCTCCGGCAGGGTCATGCTCGCTACTTGGAAGCCGTTCGTACGAAAAATGTGTTCAATCTTGGAAACAAATGTGAACCTTGGGGGTCCATCGAATTACGAGATCACGAGTTCTGTAAGGTGATCGGAATCAAGTACGAAATACGCCCACCGCGATTATGCTGTCTGAAGTTGGCCATCATAAGCGAAGATTCCGTGCCGACTGGCCGATCGTTCGTAATTAAGTACCACGACATGCCGGACGTGTTGGATTTTCTGGTTCTTAAGCAAACCTTCGATACGTCTGTTCGTCGAAACTGGGGCCCAGGCGATCGGTTCCGCTGTATGATCGAGGACGTTTGGTGGCTTGGTCAAATCGAATCTCACAATCAACTGTCAGCGGAGTTTCCCGATTCGTTGTTCATGTGTTTCCGCGTTCGGTGGGATAATGGCGAGTATGAATTTATGAGTCCGTGGGATTTGGAACCGGTGGATGAGAACAGGCTACCGGCCGAGGTTGGAGGAGCGGTTCCGGTGCTACCGGAAGAGCTGAGAGCAACGTTGTATCAACCTAAGGCTGAGGAATGGCCACGTGGTGATCGGGATGCGTCTTGCCGCCGGATCATTGCTGGAATGGAACAG GTCATGGGGCTGGCTATCGCGGATCTGTTTCTAGCACCGGTGGATCTCAACATTTACCCAGAGTACGCTTTCGTTGTGGAATATCCAATCGATCTGAACACGATCAAAGCAAGGTTCGAGAATCATTTCTACCGGCGCATAACCTCGGCACAATTTGATGTCCGTTACCTGGCTACCAACGCGGAGAAGTTCAACGAAAGTCACAGCAACATTGTGAAGCACGCTCGTATTATCACCGATTTGTGCTTGAGAATATTGGG TGACTTAAACAACGTGGACGTCCCAGCGGTGTATCATCAGCTTGTCGATACGTACATTTCGTCCGACTCGGATAGTGATTCAGGAAACCAACCGGGACCTTCCACTAGTAACAGCACCACTCGGCGACCTCCAGCCGGGTCCAGAAG ATCTCGCCGGCTAGTTCCTGAAGGCGATTGGCGTGTTGATTGTCGGGAATTGTTGGAGATGATTTGGCAGTGCGATGATTCGGAACCCTTCCGTGAGCCGGTCGATACAATACAACATCCCG ACTATTTGCAAATCGTTGACACTCCAATGGATCTGCGCACGATTAAGGAAGATTTGCTGGGTGGAAACTACGAGTCGCCGTTGGATTTCTGCAAGGACATGAAACTGATATTCCAGAACTCACGCAATTATAACACCAACAAGCGTTCAAGG ATTTATTCGATGACCCTGAGGCTAAGTACATTATTCGAGGCTCACATCAAACCTATAATCTACAACTGGAAGTCCGCTCGAAGGCGCGGTAAAGCGAATGCAGCCAAGCGAAAGAGTGGTGGAGCGGGTAGTGGCGCTGGACCAAGTGGATCAGGAGCGACAAAGAATCGCCGAGCGGATGACCGAGGTAGTCGCGGTGGAACCAGCGGTGCTTCATCCAATCGTCGTTCCAATCAAAGTCACAATACCACAGGTTCCGATGATGACAACGATGGAGACAACAACGGCGGTGAAGGACCGAGGAAAAGGCCGACACGAAATGGTACTGCTACTGCAGCGTTATCTTCTGTCACTAGACGAGGCCAAGCGAGCAATTCGAACGGGGTGTCGTCCAGTAGCAATAATACCGCTCACGTCAATGCGCCTCAACCGGGACCGAGTAGAAGCCGAGCAGCAGTTGGGACATCGGCAGGATCTACTACTACTAGTCGGGTGACAAGAAGATCTCAGGAAACAGAAGGAGAAGGCCGTGCTGTTAGCACTGAGGAAACGGAGAGCTCCAGTGAGTCCAGTGATAGTGACAGTGATGACAGCACTGGAGTACCGGTGTCTTATCGAAGGAACTACGATTCTGGTGATATCTATGATCCGTACAAAAGaagaagaaaggcaaaacctaAGAAGGACAAAAGAAATCCTAGCAAAAGTGTAGTTAGTTCATCAACAACTAAAAAGAAGCAACCAACAGCCAGTATGCCCCGTTCGGAGAGCTCAATTACGAACAGGAATCAATCAGCATTGCGATCGAGAAATGCTAACTCAAACTCCCCCGGAGTAACCGGATCCAGACTACTGGAGCGAGTAGTCGATATGCGAGAAGAACGTGAAGAGCGTAGGCCGCCGCCAGAAAGTGATAAACCAAAGAATACCACCAGTAGTACTGCCAGCAGTAGCAAACGAACGTTGCGAAGCGCTCGAAACAATACCGCAAGCGAAAGTGAGGATGAGGATGACGCCGGAGAAGGACCTAGCAATGGGCGAAGGCCTATAAAAAGGCCACAGCGTTACGAATCGGATCACAGCTATCACATGGAACGACCAAAAGCTGCCCGGATAGTTTCCGACTCGGATCGCGAAGAAGATTTCCCGCGATCCACGCGTGGCAGCACTCGGCGGGCTCAAGCCGAGTGGGGCAGAAGTGAAGACAGTTTAGATGTCCACGAGAACGACGATGAACAACCGTCAAACTCGCAGCAACCCACTAGTAGGAAACGACCGCGCACTCGGATATCGGATCCAGAACAGAGCCAGGAAGAGGTAACTAACATTAGCAAACGTGTTCCACCGCAGCGAACATCCAATCGGACCAACCGGAATTGGCTAGCCAGTGAAAGTGATAACGATCCGCACGGTCAGTTGCAATCTCCCGAGCAACCAAGCACAAGTTCTGCTGGTCCTTCACGCTTACGCTCTAATCGCTCAAACGGTGGTTCTCCTGCCAAGTCTCGAAAGCCTGAAAGCCGAACAGCCACGAATCGCCGAACGCGAAATGTTTCACTCAGTGAACCCTCCGTAACGCCTCCTCCGCATACAGTTGATCACAACTATGGTGAACCATCGTCTCGGAGGACACGCAATCGGCATCAACTATCTCGGCACCAGCGAAACGCAGACGAATTAGATCAAACACCCGATGATCATACGGAAGAAGCCAGCGATGACGATGTTCCGTTAAGGCCTCGATCGGGCCAAATAAGTTCTCGGTTGCGCAGTAAAACCAATTCGCCGGAAAAACGGAAAAAGCCCAAAGCGGCTAGTTCCGATGAAGAACAGCAGGAGGATTCCGATGAGGAATTCGTTGGAGAAGCGGAATCGGATGAAGAGGAGGATGCGTCTGCGGCCAGCACAGATGACGACTCGGACGACAACACACCATTGCATATAGTTTCATCGCAACAGTCCCGAGGAAGCCGATCGCAAACGGCAAGTAGAAGAAACCAGGCAAAACTGGCCCAGCTTAGCAAGAACGTTAGTAGTCGAACGCGGAATAGAGAGCATTTTTCGTCAGAGGATGAATATGGG GGTCCTGGTCCATCGACTTTGCGAAGCAGTAGGAATGTGAAGCGACCCCGTTACAACGAAGAAAGTGAAGAAGACGATCCGGTCACCCGACAGCGCCCTAGACGGTACGCAATGTTTGGCAGTCAACCAACGGcggccagcagcagcagcagtcatGCTAACCATGGACCGTCATCCTCGTCCCACCGGTCCAACGGGGATGGGGTGGCTGCAGCCGCCAGTAGTGGTGACGCTAGCGATGGCCATAGTGACGAGAACGAAGCTCTTACCAGTGTCAGCAGTCGCGGTCGGGTGCGTCGGATCAATCCGAAGGCacggaaaattttccgagaataG